In Fragaria vesca subsp. vesca linkage group LG5, FraVesHawaii_1.0, whole genome shotgun sequence, the genomic stretch TAAATAGATTATAATCATAAAATCGAGTTTCTTAGTGAGAGTTGTCTCGCGTCATAGATTAAAATGGAACTAGATGCCAATCCTAATAAAAATAACTTATGACATATGGGGTAATGGATCATTTTGTTGCAAGGTGTAAAATAGAATACATTTCATAGTCAGTGTACGGAACATAGTTAACCCCATTAATATGCAACTGACCCTTTAATTGTATGAGTAAGAATTGGTTATTTTCTTTCCCATAGGGATTCCCACTTTTGCCAAACACAGTAAGAAGAAGCTTGGCTAGATTCCCTTAGGGCATTAACAGTCAAAGATGGATGACACTATGGAACCCACTTTGTGACAATGAGAGTGACATTGAGGGAGAGCTTGGAGCTACAGAGTCTTGGCAGCTTTTTGGTCTGTCTCTTTCCCACCTAAAGATGAGAAGAGGAGAGAAAAGAAGAAAGGGACTGGTGTCTTCTCCACCTCCATGGATTTTTGAAGCTCTGGTCTTTTTAGAGCTTGCTGGAATGGAAAAATCTAATCTACCATTCAATCTCATTTACAGCTTTTTGCACAAATGGAGCTCAAGGGCATGTGAGGGTTTGCAAGTTAGAACTTGAATGCAGTCAATAAGGACACTTCAAATGGGAGTATTGGATTGTCAATGTTGTGAGTAGTCCCCCACATTTAGGAAGTGGTACCAGTCAAGCAATTCAATGTGGTAAAGCTAGGGATCATTATATACTTTTTCACCAACCACATGGACACAATTTAGTGGAAGTCTACGTATTTAGCAAATTTTTAGGATTAGAAGATATAAGTGAGTAAAAGAAAATCAATCACCGAAAATTAAACTTCACAGGTTAAAAATGAGTTATTCGGATTGATTTTAAAATGAACGTGGACTTATTTAGCAATTTACATGATTAAACTGAAACTTCTTTGTTTTGGTCCAAAATGGATTCAGTTTTAAAATCTTTAAGACGATTGAAAAACAAAAGCGGCCACTCGGAAACCTACTTGTTGTACTATATCCTATGTTCAATGTGGTAGCACTTGCAAAGTTGAAAAGGGCAATTACTTACTGGTTATATGGAAAAGGTGGAAGGGCAGAAATCTATATGCTAATTTTGTGCTTGGAAAACCCTATTGTCAAACTCTACATTTAGTGTGAGCTGCAGAAGCATATCTTTAGGTCATTTTTTCATAGTGCACATAGTTTGTAGTTACTTGTTTTATAGTAACACAGGTGCAGACTCCCAATGAGACACTTTTAGCGTTTTTTAGCAGTTGAATTCTATGATTTCTAAAGTTAAACCAGCAACATGGTATGGCCATAAAGCTTCATCTGGACTTCTAAGTCACAAAATTAAGACCAATCTTATTAAACCATCAAAACTCAAAATCCAAACTAGTTTTAACTTCTACCAGTGAAGACTAGGAGCTTGATCAACTGAAAAGAAATTGCAGGACTCTTCTGTGCTAAACAAACTCTGCTCCTCCATCCTCACAAACTGAGTTTGATGATTCCCTTTAATACCTGACCTAGAATCTGATAGCTGAAACCAGTTCATCATGGAATTCGAAGACAATGAATGACCGTTGTACCCCATAGAAGACTCATTGCCATTGCTCTCTTCCTTCACAGCTCCATTTGATTCACTATCTGATGACCCATCTTTGGATTTCAAATCCTTGTACGAATCCAGCCCTGCGTTATCACCATTGTCACTCAAATCCTGGTCTCTACTTTGCTCCATTACACTGCTCTTGTACACTGAAATTGGTGATTCTTCTTTAACAGACTGATCGCTTTCTGCATTATCTCTACACAGCTTTGCTTTTAGCTCTTTCAGCTGAAAACAATAACAATCAAGTTTAACAATCCGAATTACAAAAAGATCCCACTGGAAAAATGATACATTAATCAAAATTGTACTTCGAGTTTAAGACGTACCTTTTCAGCTAGAACTTTGTTCTGCCTCTCAAGGCTATCATAATTGTCTTTCAAGGCATCATAATCAGCTTTCAGCACACTGTAATCTCTTTCCAACTGCTTTGTCTTCCAACGAGCTCTGCGGTTTTGGAACCAAATAGCTACTTGTCTTGGTTCCAGGCCTAATTCCTCAGCTAGTTTCACCTTTCTCTCTGGCTCTAGCTTGTTTTCAACTTCAAAGCTTATCTCCAAGGCCTTGACTTGATGTAAGCTTAAGCGCCTTTTCTTCACTGATATTTCTTCACCGCAATCTTCTTGGTCATAAGAATCCAACATTGCCTGAAACTCCTTGCTATAACCACCATTGTTCCTTGTATTATGCTTCTCCTCTGCATCAACAAATAGTGAATAAAAAAAAAGACCATCTGAAGTTTAGTTTGATATTCAATACTGAAGTTTTGAATCATAAATCCATCATTAACATAAAGAAACTTGGATATGAAAAGGTTGAAGTTGAACAAGAAGGTGTTTTTTTTTTTTAGTTACCTTTTGGTGGGTAATTAGGGATCAAGGTACCCAAAGAGTCTGATCTACTGAACCTCTTCATAATTCAAAGCTGCAAGTACCCTTTATTGTATTCACTTCAAAGTTCAAATCTTTCTGAACTTTGAACTCAGGGAGGTTTGAAATGAAGTTTCCCTAAGGAAGTTTTTCTGGGTGAGATAAGCAAACTTGAGCTGTTGAAACAAAAGAGGATTACCAAATTAGGAAACTTTTGTGAGACTATGGTTTCTGGAGCAGCTAGAGGTTTTCTTGCCTTTCCTTTGTTAGAAAACTATGGTTTGGAGGTGCTAGACTGCTAGATGTTCCTCCTGCTTTGCCTTTCTTTGTTCCTCAAAAACATGGGTGCCCTTCAAAGAAGCCAAAAAGTGTGAGGTATTGTATACCTCATTGACACAACCCTCTCTCCTGGTTAATCATTATATAATCAAACTGTGGGAAACATACAGTACCTTACAACTTTACTGTAACAAGAACTGTTTACTACATAAGCTCTGATATTTAGAACTGTTCTATCTTTCTGATAAGGAAAAAAAAAAAAAAAAAGAAGTATTTATGTATGGATAAGCTTAAATGTCAATGGCCTGATTTTCCTTCTTTCTTCTTTGATTCTTAGTTCCTTACTGTCATTTTTTTTTTTCTTGAACAGTACATTTTTGAAGAGTGACATGTAATTTAGTTACGCAAGTAATGAATAATACTAAACCTATGTAACCTCATTCTTTTTGTATTCCAATGCACCAAGAATCGATATATAATGTATCAAAATAGAATCACAAAACCAAATCCAAGGGTGTTGGTGTGTAAGTTGGTATGCATTTCCTAAATTTCCAGATGAATCTGCCACTAGATTTTCTTTCTGATGAAGATGATGTTTTTTACTCAGAAGCTTGATTCATTTCTTATATTTGCATATATATTTATGAAGGAATATCACCTCTAAGACGTTTGTCCTATGCTTAAAAATTTCAGAATAATTTTTGGCTTTTCATCCCTCACGTGTTGTCAATTTATTCATTGTGTTTCCTTGAGAAAATCCATCTCCAGGTCAAAGAAAATGAACGCAAGCTATCATTTACACTCATAATTTGTTATGGCAATTTATACTGTAAGTCTGTAACTTCCTTTTCTTGAAGAATGAAAATTTTCCATTACTGATCATATCAAACTGTAAATTTGTGAACAAGTTAGGATGGTGGTATTGATGAGAAGGTCTCGCGCGGTAAAGGTTATATGTTGTGGTACATTTGATTCACTAATTATGTGATAGCGAAATTACAAAAGTATATATTAGAGTATTCATAGTTATGACACTACATGAGTCATATTTCAAAATATGTCTATTTCCAACTTACTAAATAGTGAATTGGACATGTCACGTGACATTATGATCCGCTTATCATCGCTTTCCATATTTCTAGTTGTAATGCAAATAATACTCCCATAGGTGAAGGTTCAATAACACTACACGACTATTGATTTTTGAAGAATAACACTACACTATTGATGTTAACTTTATATCACTTTCACAAAATCATAAAGCTATCAATTAAATTGTATAGGTCCTACTGCTTTTATCAAGTCATGTCACACCTCAACGGTTCGTGAAGATGTCTATCCTTCATGGAAGAAAACAATTTTATTTCAATAACGTAAGCAGATTGGTTGAAATTCAAGTAACCAACTATGGATCCGATATTTATTTTGAACTTTGTTCAAAGCTTTTGTTAATGCAAATTGATGTCTTAGCTCCCTCATCTATGGATAGAGTAAGCCATAGATGACTATATCTGATTCAAAATAACAGTAGCATGGATAACATGTTGAATCAGATGAAAATTAGAACATCCAACTTAAAACCAATAGATAGTAGATAGAAAAGCTTCCTCCATAAACATAAAAGATGTCTCTAGTTTAAATCTATTATTTTTCGAGATCGAAAAAATTGAAAAATTTAAAATATTTTTAGATTTTGATACAACACTCAACGGATTTTGTCGAAAGTTCTCAACAAACACAACACTCGGTAAATATTGGTTCATTAAAATTAAGCTTTCTAATTTTTTTCCCAAATCTTTAACTCCCTTCTTTTCTCAATGAAATGAAGTATGTGGTGTCATTTCAAATTTTTAAGTGGGAGCTAGGATTTCTAGAGAACCCCTAAGTCGTACATTTTCATTTTGCTTTTATTATAGTCTTTGAAGAAAAAAAACAATGCGATCTCCACACACAAGACTAAGACGAAAACTTTGGCTTTAAGTCGGTCCTGATACGAAAGAAAGAGTGCTGCAAGGGGATGTGACCTGTTTAACATACGTAGCAACCCTGGAATCCATCCCCATCCTATTTGGTGCTCTGTACAAGCAGAAATGCCAAA encodes the following:
- the LOC101303707 gene encoding homeobox-leucine zipper protein ATHB-6-like; this encodes MKRFSRSDSLGTLIPNYPPKEEKHNTRNNGGYSKEFQAMLDSYDQEDCGEEISVKKRRLSLHQVKALEISFEVENKLEPERKVKLAEELGLEPRQVAIWFQNRRARWKTKQLERDYSVLKADYDALKDNYDSLERQNKVLAEKLKELKAKLCRDNAESDQSVKEESPISVYKSSVMEQSRDQDLSDNGDNAGLDSYKDLKSKDGSSDSESNGAVKEESNGNESSMGYNGHSLSSNSMMNWFQLSDSRSGIKGNHQTQFVRMEEQSLFSTEESCNFFSVDQAPSLHW